The genomic interval GCGTTTAGTTCTTTGCAAATATGGTACAATTCAAACATATTCTTGGTTACCAAATATTCGTGTATTATGTCGTGTATCAAATGTTTATCACGAGGAACAATGACACATACtcaattatattaaatgcatatcaTGAGGAACAATGACACtcaatttaaaatagttaaactAGACTAAAGTCAGAAACTTTGTAAGACCACAATATATACATATCAGATTTAAGCTGACGTGTCCATGTTAGCACATAACTTGGAGATAATTTTAACATAAGTCAGTGAAAATTACAATATAAcattacttaaagtgatattatgggcttttttcactgttgaattgagctgaaaagaattaacaggtcaaaataattagttaaaatgtggtaactgaccaattatctacaactcatcttgctaccagttgtttataaatatatatatattattttcgatattttacatgactcacccagtcctctaagccgaaatgatccgaaaaacaaaattatgtctgtgtgtcgtatgaacgaatctgcatgaaaactacatttagactctcATTGGACAtagaatcatttctgtcgtcagttgtcaaaacttAAGTACGGTTGTTATTCAAATGGATTTTTTTCTCTTTCCgcgatattgttttagtatgttgatgctgcattcacaaatataagtgtatatgaagtgaaaacaccaaaaataaacaacggttgcgatagacacctatatactattagatgcccataatttcactttaaGTAACGCGATTTGAGCGTACTTAAATGAAATAATCAATAAGCatgattgataattttatatattttcaaaatgcaatCTGTCTATCAAATACTATAACATAATTTTCGATTCATCTCTTGTACTTAAGTCCGATATAAGCCTATATAAGCGTGCACCTTCTTTTTGATTGTCAGTCCTTCAGACCCATATGCACAATGATCGCCTTTCTAGCGCTCGCTGTTTCCTGTGTCCTGCTCAGCAACGGTAAGTGAGTGTTTAATGTGAACTTATTTATCCTAAACATAGCATTTGTAATATGTTTTCAAATGCTATTGAATACTTGCAAGTCTATGTTCTTGTTTTTATGTGCGGTGTTGTATTACAATTGGACATTTATAGCGTATTCTTTCAGGGATGATTTCGCCTTTTTAAGTGTAACTATATATAGCCATTCTCAGCAAATGAATTGGGAAATAGGCGAATACGTTTGCGAAAGCTAAACGTAATATCATACATGCATAATGAATGGTATAATTATgtacttacaaaaaataaagtaTAATTATATAGAATTTACAAATAGTACTGACATAACGGTATTggtaataataagtattatttaaaataaaaatatttactgaaAGTTCGAATTGAAAAAGTGAGTGTTTGAGTATTACCCCTTATGGCTTATGAGTATTTGTTAATTGTGAAATTCAGCATTTGCACTGCAAAAGAAAGGCTGTGGCCATGGAGGAGGCGGCTACGGTGGTAGCTTTGGCGGTGGCTACGGGGGTGGCGATGGTTTCGTAGGTGGTAGTGGCGGTGGTTATGGCGGTTACAATGGTTATGGCGGTGGTTATGGCGGTCACGATGATTATGGCGGCTACGGTGGTGCCGGTGGTTTCGTATGTGGTAGCGGCGGAGGTTATGGCGGCTACGGAGGCGGCGATTGTTACGTAGGCGGTTAAAGCGGTGGACACAATGACGGTGGTTATGGAAGTGTGTCTTGCTATGGCGGTGGCTTCGATGGTGGCGTCGGCTTTGGCGGTGGAGATGGAGGATTTGAAGGAGGATTTGGAGGCGGATACGACGGATTTGGTTTCGGTGGCTTTGGTAAGTTGGATAAGTAAACCATaaaagttaatatttattttattcaaatgattCTGATTTCAGATAGGAAACACAACATTGATAgctaaatgtatattgtttattaataCAGTATTTGGGCTGTTGTTTGAGATTAGTTGTTGTATTCAATGAATTATAATGTATGCGTTAACCAGTTGTGTTTTAAAAGGCCTGCGAGTCCAATGCAAAAGTGCGCCCAAATGTGGAAAGTTCCAGAAGTACGTTGGTCGATGCCCGTGGTGCAACAAGGGATGCAAACTCGTCTTCTGCTGCAGAAAGACCAAGAAGTAGACGCGTTATGACGATGCGATTCAGTTATCGGtcagttcttttttttaaatgagaattttgataacatatttgtaaaataaattttctAAAATTCAATTCAAATTGGTATTCACTTGATCACTGACCAATAATAATAGCGTGTTATATTTGTATGAAGAAACAATAGACATAAACACTCAAACATCAATACTACAACAATCTCCCTCTCTTTAATAGCaataatgtgttgttatttttaacaCGTGTTTCCTAATACATTTCAGGAAACAGACGGACTTCACTAAATGGATGACATGCTCAACTATTGTGTGGAAATGTAAATAAAGCATCTAAACAATTTTAGTTTCGGTTGTAAAACtggtttatttgatttttaaactCAACAACTAAGTCGCACCTTACGAGTCACTTGCAATTTAGTACCAAGTACGTGCACATGGTATTAACTTTTGCAATTTCATAATTATGAAGTAGTTTACTCTTTAACAGTGCCTACTCATAATGACCTACATGCCATCAAACAAATCAGTTACGCAAGACAGAGAAAACGAAAGGAGTGTCTGTTGCACTATATAACTAAAACAGGAGAGGGGTACCAGATTGAATGCGGTTTTACTGGCATTGAGGCAGACAGCgacattgttttcaaaatatcaaCGTATTTTGAGACACTTAAACAAAAGGTTTATGTAGATGCCCATTAAATACTTATACTTTTATATTGACGATTCCAATTACTACCACTACTCGGGTGCAGACTCAACATGGTTTTAATtaaggggtttacacacgggttgGACGGTATGTTATCACACAATTAAGAAACTCATTGCTGCAAATATTGCAAGTTATTGAAACACATTTGGAACAATCCTAAGTGCAtaaaagtttttcttgcagtgtgtttCGATATTTtgaggtataagaataaatcctaaTATACGTCTGAAAtaggtgacaaaatttcacgttgcgctAAGCATAAGCGTGTACAATTAATGCAGTACAAAGGAAATGTTTTAACAAGAACATAGGGTTATTAAACAAAgtattctgatgtatttcacattgccatacgcagcatacaaatctgtctttatgcactagttgaaattctgaagaaaaaatgttaaaaaaaattcttgaaatatagcatcacttaccgtcgtgtatacATTGAAAGGGGAACCCCAAAAAGACACGTGATCCTGTACCCTGTCTACGACTTAtttaagtactactactactactactactactactactactactactactactactactactactactactactactactactactactactactactactactactactactactactactactactactactactattactacttctactactacttctactactacttctactactactactactactactactactactactactactactacaacgactgctactactactactactactactactactactactactactactactactactactactactagtactactactactactacgactactactactactactactactactactactactactactactactacttctactactactactacaactactactactactactactattacaactacttctattactactactactacttctactacttcttctactactactactactactactactactactactactactactactactactgctactactgctactgctactactacttctactactactactactactactactactactactactactactactactactactactactactactactactactactactactactactactactactactactactactacctactacaactactacaactactacaactactactactactactactactactactactacttctactactacttctactactactactactactactactactacaacgactactactactactactactactacactactactactactactactactactactactactactactactactactactaactactactacgactacgacgactacgactactacgactactacggctactactacgactacaactacgactactactacgacgacgactacgactactactactactactactactactactacgactactactctacgactacgacgacactacctactacgactactattacaactacttctatactactactacgacttctactacttcttcgactactactactacaactactactacgactactacgactactactaatactactactactactgctactgctacgactactactactactactactactacgactactactactactactacgactaagacgacgacgactacgacgacgagactacgactactactacacgactactacgactacgactaccgACTACAACGACTACAACgacgacactactactactactactacgacgactacgactacgactactactactactactactactactactacgaatttacaactacgactactactacggctactactactactacgactactacgacgacgactactactactactactactactactactactactactactactactactacgacttcgcttactacgactactactactactactactactactactactactactactactactactacgactactactactactacgactactactctcTACTAGCtaatactctactactactactactactactactactactacttctactactactactactactactactactacgactatactactactactactactactactactactactactactactactactactactacttcttttactactactactactaatgcaaGACTAagtaatgcaaaattatattggaaAATGTTAAGAAATAATAGTGTGagagataataaaatgtaaagatttttttaactattttaaatcaataaatgatcCAAATTCTTCATTTTATCAACCTAatgaagatattttattttttgaagacaGATATTTGAATGGTGAACTGAATATCATGTTTGATGAATTAAATGTACCATTTTCTGACCAGGAAGTTATGAAAGCctgtaaacaaatacacaatgGAAAATCAAGTGGTCCTGATTATCTACTCAATGAATTTTTTAAATTTGGGATTCACAGTTTTAGCTTTTTAAAAGTTGtgtgtactttatttaataagctgtTTGAAAATGGGCATTTCCCTGAAATGTGGAGTGAGGGTTTTATTGTACCATTATATAAAAAGGGAAGTAAGAATGATGTTAACAACTACAGGGGGGTTACATTATTAAGTACATTTGGGAAATTATTAACTAAAGTCATTAACAACAGACTGAATATTTGGGCAGAAAAttatcatgtatatatagaatcacAGGCAGGTTTTAGACAAAACATGGGTACTAtcgataatatttatgtattacatggtgttattaattatttactttatgaaaaaaaagaGATTGTATGCTGTATTTGTGGATTTTACTAAAGCGTTCCGATTATTTGGTTCGAGATATTATTTGGTATAAACTTTTGAAACTAGGAGTTCGaggaaaaatgataaatattattaaatctatgtATGTAAATGTGAAATCAAGAATCAAATTAGGTAATAGAATAAGTAATGAAGACTTCTCTTGTTTATTAGGAGTGAGACAGGGTGAATCTTTATCACCATtccttttttctatttatttgaatgatattgagGAACATTATATGTTAAATGCTTTTAATGGGATTGATATTGAAATGTTGAAACTATTTCTGTtactatatgcagatgatattgttATTATGGCTGAATCGGAGGAAGAACTTAATAAAGGTTTGTGCTTGTTGGAAGAATACTGTGATAGGTGGAAACTTtgtgtaaattcaaataaaactcaagttatgatttttaaaaaaggggGACAATTAAGGAGAAATATGAATTTTACATATAAAGGCGAggttatagaaattgtaaaatctTTTACATATTTAGGAATTGTATTTACCACGGGAGGATCATTTACAAGTACTTTTGAAACTCTTGCTGGACAAGCTTCAAAAgcggtttttaaattaaattcatatttacttaattttCCTTCAATCAATATTCAGACCAAATTACAGCTATTCGATCAACTTGTTTTACCCATTTTAAATTATGGCTCAGAAATATGGGGCTTAAATGAATCCATGATACTTGAGAGAGTACATTTAAGTTTCTGTAAAAAATTATAAGGTGTGAAAattcaaactcaaaataattttgtGTATGGAGAACTTGGTAGAACATCCTTAATCGTGAGACGTGCAATTAATGTAATAAGGTATTGGCTAAAAGTTACCCAGTTAGAAAACCATAAATATGTTAAGtgtatttatttacatatgtgtAACTGTTTGATAATTAACCAAATATGCACACATGGGCTAAATCTGTTTGTAACTTGTTGCAGTCCTTGGGATTACATTATGCATGGATAAACCAAGGAGTAGGTGATGATAAGTGCTTTTTATCTCTTGTTAAATCCAGattaaatgatgcttttatacaaaattggatgtCTGAACTGAGTAATTCATCAAGAGAAGTAAGTTATaatcttttttgtaaatttgaattccagccttatttaaatgatgttactATTGATAAGTTTAGGTTTAGTCTGTGCCGACTAAGAGTATCCTCTCATAGATAAGAAATAGAGTCAGGCAATGGCATAAACCAGAATCTATACCAGTCCaggaaagaaaatgtcaacattgcaatgtcttggaggatgaatttcattttttgtttgaatgttcctaatacaatgatattagaaaaaaatacataaaacactaTTACTGGACAAgaccaaatattccaaaatttatagagttaatgcaatctgataaccaaacaattaacagaaatttagcaaattatgttcataaagcatttattcaaagaaatgtctataaatattattttgagtaaattaCATGTCAGAAAAGTTGTCAATAGcgctatttatgttaacattatgttgaaatacatgtatccttttaacaatgtatgtatagaacataatatagTTTGAATATGATAAATCATGTCATGAACTTGTATTTATTGATGACcacttgcatgcattttgtttgtataaatatattcaacatacatgtgtactcatggactgtaatgtctaatgtatcttgaataaaccatataaaaccatactactactactactaccactattacctGTACTACAACTAGACgccaacaactactacaacttctaataCAAATTTTTCTATAACTTTTATTGCTATTTCTTCTACTCCTTTTACTACTATTAGTTGTTTATGCTTATACTCCTACCACTTATCCACAGGCACTTAAAGACATAgcgaaaactatattttaaatcataaagACAATATTTACGCATGAAAACTAATCGCATTGCAAACACAATTAAGAAAACATCGCGAAATATAAACTTGGACTCTTTGTTATAAAAATTCTGCCACCCTAGAGGCAATTCTGTGCTCGGTTTTACGAGCTACGTTTCACCTATTACATTATTACACCAAAGAACATCTTGTACTATACATCTTCAAAAAGCGTTGACATGcacttttgacatatttttttacatgtgtaaACACGAGTGAACATCATGTGCAACATATGATATCAACAGATTGATATAGAAACAAGTCACGCACCATTCTTGTGCATTTACCAACGGTAAGAAAACGTTTATTTAACACATGGACCATACTcaatttaaatcgtcaaaataatgAACAGGGTTATCAAACCTCAATGCTTTTGATTTACAGTCGTGAATGAATTCcaattaattaaatcattttgTAATCCAATGAAGTCATAAGTATTGCAGAGCGCCCACTCATCCGATGCAATGAATGGTATGTCCCACGTCTTAGGCCAGTGTGGGTGCAATAACCCATGAATACTTAAAGAGCATGCCAGACGCAAACAGACCACAGAGATAGTGATTTTTCGAGATTTAAATACTTTAAAAGAAACCATGTTCAAtttgtgttaatgtttgtttatctTCGAAGATTATTTGTATTTAAGTCATGCTTCGTTTCGCGAAAACTTACCGATTTTCTCTCGCCGGAAATAACATGATAGCAACTTCAATTAGCATATAGATATTTCTTTTATTAGTAATGCAGGTTTTACAACAGCATTTCAATATTTGCCTTTTCATGTAGTTGTACTTTATAAATGTCATGCAATTTAAATGAGTTGAATGCGTTTGTATTTTACACTAGCACATGTGTTGATCATTTATTGGAATAACGTGTCGAATATACCCAAAcccatatattatacattttgattATTAACAAAACGAATCATTATTGTTTCTATTAAGTGTTAGGGAAGACATATATCCAAGGTTTGAACAATTACGAAACAAAAATAAATCTAATATATATTCCACAATGAGGAAATAAGCTGTATTATATATCTGCTAAATTTTCTCAAGAAGCTGTGAATCTTTAATTGTGCAGGTTTgtatattcacaattaaataatacatatgtaaCACAAGTGTAAGGATCTGATGCAATAAATACGAAGAAAAACCCATAAGATTTCGAACTGATGACGCGAAAAGCCGATTCACACGAAAGGTCAGTCAACCGCACGTTCCTGTTTTCTGTTCAACAAGAGTACGATAATGTTCTACCTGTTAACACAATTAAACCATCGTAATGTTAGTATAACAATAAAACCGACTTGATGTCCTATCCGAAGTAGCGTGCTCGCTGTTATGTGTTGGAAAAAAACGTGCGTGTACTTAACTTCTTTACAATGCTCACATTCAAATGAACACAAACTGTTGACAATCAGATTACGTTTTAAAGTATGCTATACATGTGTAGTAATATATTCGTAATAATCATATTAAGTCGATAAACACAATTGAATTTTCTGCGTCAGATATTGTGTAGGGACTTCTTAAGTTACGTTTGAAATACAAACGATATAAGCTTATATTGTCATAGTGTCGATAACCACACTTGTATACGAGAATTGTAATGTCCGTTACtatctttaaaatatatgttttgatattttgttgtgtTGAACATATTCAGTGAAATCAATGATAATCATCGTATTACTTGTTGACaaagatatttattaattatcaataaatgcaccttgtaaattaaaaataccaCCGCTAccagaaataatatatataaatatatatatataaatatataaatatatatatataaatatatatatataaatatatataaaaaaaataaaaaaatatatattaacctAAAGTGCATATTTTATTCGGTTTTCCTTTGTTCAATTACTTTACTCTGACTTTCCATTAACACCATTTACGGATAGTGGGTTTTTCTGCTCATCAGTTACGTAAATGGcagtcgcactgaagtgcggcgactcgcatgtaatacgttttttttcgcttatgggaggagaagttatttaacggatcaatgtatatatttttgttgtcagaatatcttgcatggTGGTGATTTtatgtgtaaattagtgtaaataagtactgcatttgtgccgattacatttactacaacatttattcccaataatgcaaagctaattcttttaattaataactgatcacagggacttggcAATAATTAGAGATCACAGAAACTGGGCAattacgcgaaccggtgaaactttctggttttgcataaaaacaaaacataatcaaaatatatttattttgtggtttttcttacaatagcgcagacttttgctgttcgagtttttgttaacgcgtattttcttcaattttagaatacgacagcgattacacggttttttgctttattgataaccgttacactacagtcacttattaatatcttagttagaaggtgctttttcaagcggttccgtagtgtaatggttacacgctcgcttcacatgtgagaggcccaaggttcgagccccagtagaatcaaattattttatttgtgttctatgtttactttttgttttgatgtagacattttagtttaaataaatatgctgttttattgtaaccatttttttgtttttattatgcccatgaaatatatgtgtgagagggtggggggggggttgtaaacacattaaaacttgtacagttttttcatatcaatgagtactcaacccctatcgtaaatgagcaacgtaagaataagttcagaatcatctccccttgaagttgagaaaaatatgaaattacgattacaagatgaagcagattttttttaaaccgacacacttctgttccattaatgaaaactgcacacggatgccagtaaaaaaaggaaaccaatgtaaataaaatgaactatgaaatatttgggggttacaacacaaaatcatagataatggttatttggggattataacacaaaatcatagataatggttataccagtatctttttctattttgtttaaaatattcggccaatatattaatatttatagtagaaaaaatcgttccatgtaactgcATTGAGTGACGTTTACACTGAAATtctcgacgccctttgatgctttgcatcaatacttatcttgtacaaatattaaaatggGCTTTTGGAAGCATTATGGTGTTTATGCACGGTGAATAAACCACGATGGTCTTTGAGTCCGCCTGTCCATGAAAACGGCTGAGAAAACTTTACAAATGACCTAAAATGCACATAAAACGAACCGTGTCAGTCGTAAGCAATCAGGCACTTGCGTGTAAAGTcttcaataacatttttaatattgataatccATGTACAagatttataccgaggttaaatggatATCGTTAATCATCCTGCGCGTAAGGATAATATCGATTAAGTATGGTTAATGTTCTAGCCTTTGAAAAGTTCGGACGAAAACATCAATATTAACCGTTGGCTGCATTTTAAACACCAGTAAGTATTTTTAAGACTTACACTCTATCAGTCACTTCTGTACAATCCGCCTATGTCTATTATGACGGCATTTCAAAAAGCCCAGTTAGTTTTGGCAGTTGACATCGGAAAAAATACGTATACTAGTAATATTTCGAAAATGTGTACGTGTCAACTTATATTTATTGGATTAAATCAGAATGTATTATGTTTTGTACTACACATATCAATGTTGTCTCGTGTAAATGGTAAATAAAGTgtagatttgaaaaaaaatatgaaatcaacACCACAGtgtattgttgaaatttt from Dreissena polymorpha isolate Duluth1 chromosome 1, UMN_Dpol_1.0, whole genome shotgun sequence carries:
- the LOC127847028 gene encoding uncharacterized protein LOC127847028; translation: MIAFLALAVSCVLLSNAFALQKKGCGHGGGGYGGSFGGGYGGGDGFVGGSGGGYGGYNGYGGGYGGHDDYGGYGGAGGFVCGSGGGYGGYGGGDCYVGG
- the LOC127847071 gene encoding uncharacterized protein LOC127847071, translating into MTVVMEVCLAMAVASMVASALAVEMEDLKEDLEADTTDLVSVALACESNAKVRPNVESSRSTLVDARGATRDANSSSAAERPRTIARFSRLWTSRSIIFPTKYRLHKSLVVTILLYGCDTWTLHADTKRRIKAFEHNCQ